One genomic region from Acidobacteriota bacterium encodes:
- a CDS encoding GDSL-type esterase/lipase family protein — protein MKKRSPPRRRAEARNKLLWLPLWIVCLWTAGLAQNGGAPDFVRQERNLIIYPDGDSAPLSHFFTALDQLFLRGQRQVRVVHLGDSHIQADYFSGRLRTLLQEFTSAPVGRGWIFPYRVARTNGPEDYSVSYRGRWRRCRNIDKEAVCDLGVSGISVSTDAPSASITLEMKDDLPFSYGFTLVRVFHAPGEDSFQVDLGESEEVVRSEDRQAGVTLFRLPDERRRLTLELRRTEARQTSFTLHGLSLENPYPGLLYHAMGVNGADAESFLRCVLLEEHLEILAPDLVIVSLGTNDAIGGQFDQALFLGNMESLISRIRQAVPQASLLLTTPGDNYRRLRRRNRVPNRNNLEARKSVLRAAQISDTAVWDFFDVMGGLYSIRQWQRQGLSSYDKVHLSKQGYQLQGELLFQALQRAYQAHTQEAGSRR, from the coding sequence ATGAAGAAGAGATCGCCGCCCCGCAGAAGAGCCGAAGCGCGGAATAAGCTGCTCTGGCTGCCGCTGTGGATCGTCTGTTTGTGGACGGCGGGCTTGGCCCAGAACGGCGGGGCTCCGGACTTCGTGCGCCAGGAGCGCAACCTCATCATCTATCCCGACGGCGACAGCGCACCGCTGAGCCACTTTTTCACGGCTCTCGACCAACTCTTTCTGCGAGGCCAGAGGCAGGTGCGGGTCGTCCACCTGGGTGATTCCCATATCCAGGCCGACTATTTTTCCGGACGCCTCAGGACCTTGCTGCAGGAGTTCACCTCGGCCCCGGTCGGACGGGGCTGGATCTTTCCCTACCGGGTAGCCCGCACCAATGGTCCCGAAGACTACTCCGTCAGCTACCGGGGACGATGGAGACGCTGCCGCAACATCGACAAGGAAGCTGTCTGCGACCTGGGAGTTTCCGGGATTTCGGTCAGCACCGACGCGCCTTCAGCCTCCATCACCCTGGAAATGAAGGACGATCTGCCCTTCTCCTACGGATTCACGCTGGTGCGGGTGTTTCACGCTCCCGGAGAGGACTCCTTCCAGGTCGACCTGGGCGAGTCCGAGGAAGTGGTCCGCAGCGAGGACCGTCAAGCGGGCGTGACCCTGTTTCGCCTTCCGGACGAGCGGCGCCGTCTGACGCTGGAGCTGCGGCGCACCGAGGCCCGCCAGACTTCATTCACGCTGCATGGACTCAGCCTCGAGAATCCCTATCCCGGCCTGCTCTACCACGCCATGGGCGTCAACGGAGCCGACGCCGAGTCCTTCCTGCGCTGCGTCCTCTTGGAGGAGCACCTGGAGATATTGGCGCCCGATTTGGTCATCGTCTCCCTGGGCACCAATGACGCCATCGGCGGACAATTCGATCAGGCGCTCTTCTTGGGCAACATGGAAAGCCTGATCAGCCGCATCCGTCAGGCCGTCCCCCAAGCTTCCCTGCTGCTGACCACTCCAGGCGACAACTACCGCCGCCTCCGGCGCCGTAACCGAGTCCCCAACCGCAACAATCTCGAGGCCCGCAAAAGCGTCCTGCGGGCGGCCCAGATTTCCGATACTGCGGTGTGGGACTTTTTCGACGTGATGGGAGGGCTGTATTCCATTCGTCAGTGGCAGAGACAGGGACTCTCGAGCTACGACAAAGTGCATCTGAGCAAGCAGGGCTACCAGCTTCAGGGTGAGTTGCTCTTTCAAGCCCTGCAGCGTGCTTACCAGGCCCACACCCAGGAGGCGGGCTCCAGGCGATGA
- a CDS encoding sigma-54 dependent transcriptional regulator: protein MGPKTVLVVDDEKLVRWSIRQKLEAAGFEVVEAESASEALQLFQEYLPDLVTLDVRLPDDNGLKVLLEMKRLAPSTAVIMITAYGAVDDAVKALQIGAYDFLEKPINFERLLHSIQNALETTTLRNEVERNKEEQRQTYSLDRIIGESEPMKRVKALVAKVAASEANTLLVQGESGTGKDLVAKALHFESRRHRRPFTVLNCAAIPEQLLENELFGHERGAFTDAKTMKKGLLEMTDGGTIFFDEISEMPLNLQAKLLRVLEDYTFRRVGGVKDIRVDLRVVCASNKDLNALVREEKFREDLFYRLSVIPILLPPLRDRKEDLDLLARHFVDFYNENFKKSVKGLTSKARKLLIEYDWPGNVRELKNAIERAMILQDGDHIDVDLIPLNISNGSKKATISPEGLNFNIPSSGINLYDVEKELIAKALEKVHGNQSQASRLLSITRDTLRYKMKKYGLHKN from the coding sequence ATGGGACCCAAGACTGTGCTTGTCGTCGACGACGAAAAGCTTGTGCGTTGGTCGATCCGCCAAAAACTCGAGGCTGCCGGATTCGAGGTCGTCGAGGCTGAAAGCGCTTCCGAGGCCTTGCAGCTTTTTCAGGAATACCTGCCCGATTTGGTCACGCTTGACGTCCGCCTGCCTGACGACAACGGCCTCAAGGTGTTGCTGGAAATGAAGCGTCTGGCGCCCTCCACGGCCGTCATCATGATCACCGCCTACGGCGCGGTCGACGATGCCGTCAAGGCACTGCAAATCGGGGCCTACGATTTCTTGGAAAAGCCCATCAACTTCGAACGGCTCCTCCACTCCATCCAGAACGCCCTGGAAACCACAACCCTGCGCAACGAGGTGGAACGCAATAAGGAAGAGCAGAGGCAGACCTATTCGCTGGACCGCATCATCGGCGAGTCCGAGCCCATGAAGAGGGTCAAGGCGCTGGTCGCCAAAGTGGCGGCCAGCGAAGCCAACACGCTGCTGGTTCAGGGCGAAAGCGGCACGGGCAAGGATCTGGTGGCCAAGGCCCTGCACTTCGAAAGCCGCCGCCACCGCCGTCCCTTCACCGTGCTCAACTGCGCCGCCATACCCGAACAACTGCTCGAGAACGAGCTCTTCGGCCACGAGCGGGGCGCCTTCACCGATGCCAAGACCATGAAAAAGGGCCTGCTGGAGATGACCGACGGCGGCACCATCTTTTTCGACGAGATCAGCGAAATGCCTCTCAACCTGCAGGCCAAGCTGCTGCGGGTACTGGAGGACTACACCTTCAGGCGGGTGGGCGGAGTCAAGGACATCCGCGTCGACCTGCGGGTGGTCTGCGCCAGCAACAAAGACCTCAACGCCTTGGTCCGCGAAGAGAAGTTCCGCGAGGACCTCTTCTACCGCCTCTCCGTCATCCCCATCCTGCTTCCCCCCTTGCGGGACCGCAAAGAGGACCTCGATTTGCTGGCCCGGCATTTTGTCGACTTCTACAACGAGAACTTCAAGAAGAGCGTCAAGGGACTGACCTCGAAAGCCCGCAAGCTGTTGATCGAGTACGACTGGCCGGGAAACGTGCGGGAGCTGAAAAACGCCATCGAACGGGCCATGATCCTGCAGGACGGCGATCACATCGACGTCGACTTGATACCCCTCAACATCAGCAACGGCTCCAAGAAAGCGACGATTTCTCCTGAAGGACTCAACTTCAACATCCCTTCCTCGGGCATCAACCTCTACGACGTCGAGAAGGAACTCATCGCCAAGGCGCTGGAAAAGGTTCACGGCAACCAGTCCCAGGCCTCGCGGCTCCTCTCCATCACGCGCGATACCCTGCGCTACAAGATGAAGAAGTACGGGCTTCACAAGAATTAG
- a CDS encoding tetratricopeptide repeat protein, whose translation MNTDQIPGRRMRLPAGACDDFVLWLILFFLLSISASAAHNDKVSALLERARSQVENFQYKEALDLYERILEHDPGNFQALCGAAYTGGWVGKFSPEGERAAFYNKALQMARQAYELRPDDPEANFAMAWGLGGKALLSGPRERVKVAEEMRAYLMKALDKNPDDHRAWYVLGRLRYRIATAGFLERTAAKLFFGGLPEDGDMEGAIKAYRKAVDLHSGSILYRYELARALQEAGQPQEALKHYQEAAQLEPRTPEDPTLLARCRYQADQLR comes from the coding sequence ATGAACACTGACCAGATTCCGGGTCGACGCATGCGCCTGCCCGCCGGAGCCTGCGACGATTTCGTCCTCTGGCTGATTCTCTTTTTCCTTCTCTCGATCTCCGCTTCCGCCGCGCACAATGACAAAGTCTCGGCCCTGCTGGAGCGGGCCCGCTCTCAAGTCGAGAACTTCCAATACAAAGAGGCCTTGGACCTTTACGAACGCATCCTCGAGCATGACCCCGGAAACTTCCAGGCCCTTTGCGGGGCTGCCTACACCGGGGGCTGGGTAGGAAAGTTCAGTCCCGAGGGAGAGCGCGCAGCATTCTACAACAAGGCCTTGCAAATGGCCCGGCAAGCCTATGAACTCAGGCCCGATGATCCGGAGGCCAACTTCGCCATGGCCTGGGGGCTGGGCGGAAAGGCCCTGCTTTCGGGTCCCCGCGAGCGTGTCAAGGTGGCCGAAGAAATGCGCGCTTATCTCATGAAGGCGCTGGACAAGAACCCTGACGACCACCGGGCCTGGTACGTGCTGGGGCGCTTGCGCTATCGGATTGCCACGGCCGGGTTTCTGGAGCGCACGGCCGCCAAGCTCTTTTTCGGCGGGTTGCCTGAAGACGGCGACATGGAAGGGGCGATAAAGGCTTACCGAAAGGCTGTCGACCTGCATTCCGGCTCCATCCTCTACCGCTACGAACTGGCCCGGGCCTTGCAGGAGGCCGGTCAGCCGCAGGAAGCTCTAAAGCACTACCAGGAAGCCGCCCAACTGGAGCCCCGCACCCCCGAGGATCCCACCCTGCTGGCCCGCTGCCGCTACCAGGCCGACCAGTTGCGCTAG
- a CDS encoding MBOAT family O-acyltransferase → MIEWLQDVFLYHADRPLLYTHLLFWAFFTIFYGFFLRIYNQLRLRSAYLAAISLFLYYKAGGYYFTLLIFSTLADYYLGHRIYAARREIRRRLFVAASVTVNLGLLGYFKYTFFFSDLFNRLTGSDLQATNFLAVLSNALTGTQFDIYEIVLPVGISFYTFQTISYTVDIYRGKVRPVNSIIDFAFYVSYFPQLVAGPIVRAADFVPQIRQRFTLSRQEMGQAFFLILNGLTKKILISDYISINFVDRVFAEPTKYSGFENLLAVYGYAIQIYCDFSGYSDIAIGLALLMGFRLPLNFNSPYKALDITAFWRRWHISLSSWLRDYLYIPLGGNRKGRMRTRVNLMITMLLGGLWHGADLKFVLWGGLHGLALGAHKLWMSLRRRMSRGENQPVPYGSLPLPRWTWRSTRWTRLAAGFVTFHFVCFCWIYFRAPSLQAAHTMMAQMASNFRLDLALEVVASYPRPLALVALGFLFHWMPWQWKERYRLAFIALPEPAKAVVLAAALLLLHQAKSAQIQPFIYFQF, encoded by the coding sequence ATGATCGAGTGGCTTCAGGACGTCTTTCTCTACCACGCCGACCGTCCGCTGCTCTACACCCACCTGCTCTTCTGGGCTTTCTTCACCATCTTCTACGGATTCTTCCTGCGCATCTACAATCAACTCCGTCTGCGCAGCGCCTACCTGGCAGCCATAAGCCTCTTCCTCTACTACAAAGCCGGAGGCTATTACTTCACCCTGCTCATCTTCTCGACACTGGCCGACTATTATCTGGGCCACAGAATCTATGCGGCCCGAAGGGAGATCCGCCGCAGGCTGTTTGTGGCGGCCAGCGTCACGGTCAACCTGGGTTTGCTGGGTTACTTCAAGTACACCTTCTTTTTCTCCGACCTTTTCAACCGGCTGACCGGGTCCGACTTGCAGGCCACCAACTTCCTGGCCGTGCTCTCCAACGCCCTGACGGGGACCCAATTCGACATCTACGAAATCGTCCTGCCCGTCGGCATTTCCTTCTACACCTTTCAGACCATCTCCTACACCGTCGACATCTACCGGGGCAAAGTACGCCCGGTGAACAGCATCATCGATTTCGCCTTCTACGTCTCCTACTTTCCCCAGTTGGTGGCGGGACCCATCGTCAGGGCCGCCGATTTCGTCCCCCAGATCCGCCAGCGTTTCACTCTCTCGCGCCAGGAGATGGGACAGGCCTTTTTTCTCATTCTCAACGGCTTGACCAAGAAAATCCTCATCTCTGATTACATCTCCATCAACTTCGTGGACCGGGTTTTCGCCGAGCCCACCAAGTACTCGGGCTTCGAAAACCTGCTGGCAGTCTACGGCTACGCCATCCAGATCTACTGCGATTTTTCAGGCTACAGCGACATCGCCATAGGACTGGCCCTGCTGATGGGTTTCAGGCTGCCACTCAACTTCAACTCGCCCTACAAGGCTCTCGACATCACCGCTTTCTGGAGGCGCTGGCACATCTCGCTTTCCAGTTGGCTTCGCGACTATCTCTACATTCCGCTGGGAGGCAACCGCAAAGGACGCATGCGCACCCGCGTCAACCTGATGATCACCATGCTGCTGGGCGGCTTGTGGCACGGCGCCGATCTCAAATTCGTGCTCTGGGGCGGACTGCACGGGCTGGCGCTGGGGGCCCACAAACTATGGATGTCGCTGCGCCGGCGAATGAGCCGGGGCGAGAACCAGCCCGTTCCCTACGGCAGCCTTCCTCTTCCTCGCTGGACGTGGCGCAGTACCCGCTGGACCCGCTTGGCGGCCGGATTCGTCACCTTTCATTTCGTGTGTTTCTGTTGGATCTATTTCCGTGCCCCCTCCTTGCAGGCGGCCCACACCATGATGGCCCAGATGGCCTCCAACTTCCGCCTCGATCTGGCCCTGGAAGTGGTCGCTTCCTATCCCAGACCGTTGGCGCTGGTTGCCTTGGGATTCCTCTTCCACTGGATGCCCTGGCAATGGAAAGAGCGCTACCGGCTGGCCTTCATCGCCCTCCCCGAGCCGGCCAAGGCCGTGGTGCTGGCGGCGGCCCTGCTTCTCCTCCATCAGGCCAAGTCGGCCCAGATCCAGCCCTTCATCTACTTTCAATTCTGA
- a CDS encoding CHAT domain-containing protein, with protein sequence MYLFRQWVLYLVLCLITVLNATAISSSAAAIHFLPAQEEALAAGQSREVSLQPGGEYSVALRADSAAAVLVWVEQDGCDLKLRLHLADEQPALFDASNHFRGRELIVLAARESRSARLDVLLEPTQPPCRFTLQAESLADVPADRIKGEQALMKAARLDQDDGRPQALPALEEAVQAFEEAGDDKRLADALYQRGSAKNNLGQRKESLQDYARALSLGEALGDLSLQGMAHNSLGLINFGLGQQDAARHHLARAEEIFTQSNDGVGLSAAIANWCLTVQSQGDLLKARACYERALQLGRENRLAWLQGIEHTNLARVADLLGDPEQAQHHYQQALEIYEQGDRPLNVAHTLQNQAVLLRRMGEVQEALLLYEQALEIFRGRKELVWLARTLTSLGRAYMELGEVDRARDYFEQALPLRRQVGDRRGEGHTLVNLAGAQQAQGEMEDSLPNLQQALDLYRELKYPLGTVSALRLTGDAQMELGNLEEAERSFRESLQAAQDLKRPLQEAAARSHLARLQARRGGVEEARQNLRTALQLCGSVRPCRADIHLGAAKIELEAGRPGHAESSADEAISIIESLRERISSPERRASYLATQREAYQIKIGLLMGRHQEDPSAGYDRRALELSERGRTRALVEYLREAQSQLAQGVSDQVLRRREELRRDLNYKAAAQLRAESRGDEEAAAGLESELSLILAEIDNLEARIRRRAPRYAELTRPTSLQAREIQALLDEDTLLLEYSLSAQGPSHAWSVSRSQILSFGLAPGSQIEEAAHQVFQRLRRFDPGGQEQQDEAVRRLSRLLLEPLADVVQPGQRLVIVSDGALHYIPFAALFSPRAPHNRLLDEHEIVHLPSASALAVQRDVLSPAGSSPAPVSEPAADACRAAILADPVLQAWDERLRVMPSSEAERPQEGGFQRLHASRGEAEAIASLVPQERVRLLTGFDAGLKALQSPSLRDCRVLHFATHGWIDDQRPELSGLVLSQFTPQGNPQDGFLRMLDVYALQLSTELVVLSGCQTADGKMVGGEGLVGLTRAFMYAGVPRVVASLWQVQDRATAQLMRHFYQGLWVENLAPAAALQQAQMKIRQDRRWRNPYFWSAFLLQGEWR encoded by the coding sequence ATGTATTTGTTTAGACAATGGGTTTTGTACCTCGTCCTGTGCCTGATTACGGTCCTGAACGCCACTGCCATTTCTTCCAGTGCTGCCGCCATCCATTTTCTCCCGGCACAAGAAGAAGCGTTGGCTGCCGGCCAGTCACGGGAGGTGTCGCTGCAACCCGGCGGCGAGTACTCGGTGGCTCTGCGGGCGGATTCCGCGGCGGCCGTCCTGGTATGGGTCGAGCAGGACGGATGCGACCTCAAGTTGCGCCTCCATCTGGCAGACGAGCAGCCGGCGCTTTTCGATGCCTCCAATCACTTTCGAGGACGCGAGCTGATTGTCCTGGCCGCCCGCGAGTCCCGTTCGGCCCGGCTGGACGTGCTGCTCGAACCCACTCAGCCCCCCTGCCGTTTCACGCTGCAGGCCGAGTCGCTGGCCGACGTCCCGGCGGACAGGATCAAGGGCGAGCAAGCGCTGATGAAGGCGGCCCGCCTGGACCAGGACGACGGTCGTCCTCAAGCGCTGCCAGCGCTTGAGGAGGCCGTACAGGCCTTTGAGGAAGCGGGCGACGACAAGCGGCTGGCCGACGCGCTTTACCAGCGCGGCTCAGCCAAGAACAACCTGGGTCAGCGGAAGGAATCGCTGCAGGACTATGCCCGGGCGCTATCCCTGGGAGAGGCGCTCGGCGATCTTTCACTGCAGGGCATGGCGCACAATTCGCTGGGCCTGATCAACTTCGGCCTGGGACAGCAGGATGCGGCCCGTCATCATCTGGCGCGGGCCGAGGAGATCTTCACCCAATCGAACGACGGAGTCGGTCTGAGCGCGGCCATCGCCAACTGGTGTCTGACGGTGCAATCGCAGGGAGACCTGCTGAAGGCCCGCGCCTGTTATGAGCGGGCCCTGCAATTGGGCCGGGAGAACCGTTTGGCCTGGCTTCAAGGCATCGAGCACACCAACCTGGCCCGGGTGGCCGACTTGTTGGGCGATCCGGAGCAGGCTCAGCACCACTATCAGCAGGCGCTGGAGATCTACGAGCAGGGCGATCGCCCTCTCAACGTCGCCCATACCTTGCAGAACCAGGCCGTCCTATTGCGCCGCATGGGCGAAGTGCAGGAAGCCCTTCTGCTCTACGAGCAAGCCCTGGAGATCTTCCGCGGCCGCAAGGAACTGGTGTGGCTGGCCCGCACGCTAACTAGCCTCGGCCGCGCCTACATGGAATTGGGCGAAGTCGATAGGGCCCGCGACTACTTCGAACAGGCGCTTCCGTTGCGCCGCCAGGTCGGGGACCGCCGCGGGGAAGGTCACACTCTGGTCAACCTGGCGGGAGCCCAGCAGGCTCAGGGAGAGATGGAGGACTCCCTGCCCAATCTGCAACAGGCTCTTGATCTCTACCGGGAACTCAAGTATCCGCTGGGGACCGTGTCGGCCCTGCGCCTGACGGGGGACGCCCAGATGGAGTTGGGGAACCTGGAGGAGGCCGAGCGCTCCTTTCGGGAAAGCCTGCAGGCCGCCCAGGACCTCAAGCGTCCATTGCAGGAGGCGGCCGCCCGCAGTCACCTCGCCAGGCTGCAGGCCCGGCGCGGAGGTGTCGAAGAGGCGCGGCAAAACCTGCGGACGGCACTGCAACTATGCGGTTCGGTGCGGCCCTGCCGGGCCGACATTCATCTGGGCGCGGCCAAAATCGAGCTGGAGGCCGGGCGTCCTGGCCACGCCGAGAGTTCCGCTGACGAGGCCATATCCATCATCGAGTCGTTGCGCGAACGCATCAGCAGTCCCGAGCGCAGAGCCTCTTATCTGGCGACTCAACGAGAGGCCTACCAAATCAAAATAGGGCTGCTGATGGGCCGCCATCAGGAAGACCCCTCGGCTGGATACGACCGGCGCGCCCTCGAACTCAGCGAGAGAGGACGAACCAGGGCGCTGGTGGAGTACCTGCGCGAGGCCCAGAGCCAGCTCGCCCAAGGAGTAAGCGACCAGGTATTGCGGCGCCGCGAAGAACTGAGGCGCGACCTCAACTACAAGGCGGCGGCCCAGTTGAGGGCCGAGAGCCGGGGCGACGAAGAAGCCGCCGCCGGACTGGAATCCGAACTCTCCCTGATTCTGGCCGAGATCGATAACCTGGAAGCCCGGATTCGGCGGCGGGCTCCGCGCTACGCAGAACTGACGCGCCCCACCTCTCTGCAAGCCCGCGAGATCCAAGCCCTGCTCGACGAGGACACCCTGCTGCTGGAATACTCGCTGTCCGCTCAAGGCCCCAGCCATGCGTGGTCGGTGTCAAGAAGCCAGATCCTCAGCTTCGGTCTGGCGCCGGGGTCACAGATCGAAGAGGCCGCCCACCAGGTCTTCCAGCGGCTGCGGCGTTTCGACCCGGGCGGGCAGGAGCAGCAGGATGAGGCCGTCAGGCGACTCAGCCGCCTCCTGCTGGAGCCGCTGGCCGATGTGGTGCAGCCCGGGCAGCGCCTGGTCATCGTCTCCGACGGGGCTCTGCATTATATCCCCTTCGCCGCGCTTTTCTCTCCCCGTGCGCCCCATAATCGTCTGCTCGACGAGCACGAGATCGTCCACTTGCCTTCAGCCTCGGCCTTGGCCGTGCAGAGAGACGTCCTGTCTCCCGCGGGTTCGAGCCCGGCCCCCGTCTCGGAGCCGGCTGCAGACGCCTGCCGTGCGGCTATCCTGGCCGATCCGGTCTTGCAGGCTTGGGACGAACGGCTTAGGGTCATGCCGTCCTCTGAGGCGGAGCGTCCCCAGGAAGGAGGTTTTCAACGCCTCCATGCTTCTCGCGGCGAGGCTGAGGCTATCGCCTCCCTGGTGCCGCAGGAGCGGGTCAGGCTGCTGACCGGTTTCGACGCCGGACTGAAGGCTTTGCAGAGCCCCTCACTCAGGGATTGCCGGGTTCTGCACTTCGCCACTCATGGATGGATCGACGACCAACGACCGGAATTGTCGGGTCTGGTGCTTTCCCAGTTCACGCCCCAAGGAAATCCCCAGGACGGATTCCTGCGCATGCTGGACGTCTATGCTCTCCAGTTGAGTACGGAGCTGGTGGTCCTGAGCGGATGCCAGACCGCCGACGGCAAGATGGTCGGCGGGGAGGGGCTGGTAGGGTTGACCCGCGCCTTCATGTATGCCGGCGTCCCCCGGGTGGTGGCCAGTCTGTGGCAGGTGCAGGACCGTGCCACGGCCCAGTTGATGCGTCACTTCTACCAGGGGCTTTGGGTCGAGAATCTGGCCCCGGCAGCGGCTCTCCAGCAGGCCCAGATGAAGATCCGCCAGGACCGCCGCTGGCGCAATCCCTACTTCTGGTCGGCATTCTTGCTGCAGGGCGAATGGCGATAG
- a CDS encoding universal stress protein yields MIDTIIFATDFSGASRKTLQYAGRLARRAKARIIGAHALKPPSSLYSQPPEKKRQWEEEHKSRLSTFMDSSHLRGLKVESVLVSGSPQKALSDLARREKADLVLVSKRSRSTIEKFFVGSVTEILVGQLPCPVLVVPDEGANTADWNPILCPYDFSHNSRLALEYSAKLANSYDCPLTVLHVEAGEMDAAEARQKCQEAVTIYNAPDSTRVMVISNRRPAHTIVETAQKIGSDLVVLGRRGNNEGDYVGAGTTAHQVLREETFPLLIVPPLGV; encoded by the coding sequence ATGATAGACACGATCATCTTCGCCACGGATTTTTCCGGGGCTTCGCGAAAGACCTTACAATATGCGGGACGCCTGGCCCGTCGTGCCAAGGCCAGAATCATCGGCGCCCATGCCCTTAAGCCTCCTTCATCCCTTTACAGTCAGCCGCCTGAAAAGAAACGCCAGTGGGAGGAAGAGCACAAGAGCCGTCTCTCTACCTTCATGGACAGCTCCCACCTGAGGGGCCTGAAGGTCGAATCGGTGCTGGTTTCAGGTTCGCCGCAGAAAGCGCTGAGCGATTTGGCCCGCCGCGAAAAGGCCGACTTGGTGCTGGTTTCCAAGCGCAGCAGGTCCACCATCGAGAAGTTCTTTGTCGGTTCGGTCACCGAGATCCTGGTGGGACAACTTCCCTGCCCAGTGCTGGTGGTCCCCGACGAGGGCGCCAACACGGCCGACTGGAACCCCATCCTCTGCCCCTACGATTTCTCCCACAACTCGAGGTTGGCGCTGGAATACTCCGCCAAGCTGGCCAACAGCTACGACTGCCCTCTTACCGTGCTGCACGTAGAGGCGGGGGAAATGGATGCAGCTGAAGCCCGTCAGAAATGCCAAGAAGCGGTCACGATCTACAATGCTCCGGACTCGACCCGGGTGATGGTGATTTCAAACCGCAGGCCCGCTCACACCATCGTCGAAACCGCCCAGAAGATCGGCAGCGACCTGGTGGTCCTGGGCCGCCGCGGAAACAATGAAGGCGACTACGTGGGAGCGGGGACAACCGCCCATCAGGTGCTGCGCGAAGAAACCTTTCCGCTGCTCATCGTTCCGCCCCTCGGCGTCTAG
- a CDS encoding ATP-binding protein, which produces MVRKATASETPPAASPAVVQDLASIAQMAAGLAHEIRNPLAGIQGVIEVLRDQSRDQTQHQVLCEVLKEVGRIDQLVRELICFAKPQYHQLRPLRLDQLVDRVARRLSHERRSSLDVEVSGNPRCVSMMVMADENCISHVLEHLISNSLDAVEDRGTLRLVFSCDERTLTLRLEDDGPGIPSEMKGKIFQPFYTTKASGTGLGLALCRRLVGEQGGTLDLDEDFEDGAAFILSLPLPDPCQEAPAVSKEA; this is translated from the coding sequence ATGGTTCGCAAAGCAACAGCCTCAGAGACTCCCCCGGCCGCATCGCCGGCCGTCGTCCAGGACTTGGCTTCGATTGCTCAGATGGCGGCCGGACTGGCCCATGAAATCCGCAATCCACTGGCGGGAATTCAGGGTGTGATCGAAGTCCTGCGCGATCAGAGCCGCGACCAAACCCAGCATCAAGTCTTGTGCGAGGTCCTGAAGGAAGTAGGACGCATCGACCAACTGGTGCGCGAACTGATCTGCTTCGCCAAACCTCAATATCATCAGTTGCGCCCGCTGAGGCTGGACCAGTTGGTAGACAGAGTGGCCCGGCGCCTCAGCCATGAACGTCGCAGTTCTCTCGACGTGGAAGTGTCCGGGAATCCCCGCTGCGTCAGCATGATGGTGATGGCCGACGAGAACTGCATCTCGCATGTTCTGGAGCACCTCATCTCCAACTCTCTCGATGCCGTCGAGGACCGGGGCACTTTGCGCCTGGTCTTTTCCTGCGACGAGCGGACCTTGACCCTGCGGCTGGAAGACGACGGGCCCGGCATTCCGTCCGAGATGAAGGGCAAGATCTTCCAACCTTTCTACACCACCAAGGCCAGCGGAACCGGTCTCGGATTGGCGCTCTGCCGCCGCCTGGTCGGGGAACAGGGCGGAACACTGGATCTGGACGAGGACTTCGAGGACGGGGCCGCCTTCATCCTGTCTCTCCCTCTGCCCGATCCCTGCCAAGAGGCCCCGGCAGTCTCCAAGGAGGCGTAA